One Podospora pseudopauciseta strain CBS 411.78 chromosome 4, whole genome shotgun sequence genomic window, CGACGCTGTGTTTTCTTTCAGCTTCCGACTCCGACTGCTGATCAGCCAGCAACGGCAGGAACCCCATCCAACACCGCCAGCACCCGACGACGGTATCCCTCACTACTCTTACGTCCCCTCGCTGGCTTCCGCTCTAGCCATGGCTTCTGTGagctgccctcctcctcttcctgcgATCGAGATGACTGCTGCGACTCGGTCCCCACCCAACGTCATCGCGATTGCGAGCATCGACTTGCGCTTGGTCGAGCTCCCGCTGGAACGACTGCCTTGGCTGCCATGATTGTGTGCTTCTCTTGCTGCGAATGCTGACTGTTctctccagcagcaaccgcGTCCGTATGGTCAGGGCGGCTACCTGCCAAACGGCGCCGTGCCACCTCACCCAGCTCCTCTCCCCGGagctcaacctctccttcccaaccAGGGCCGTATTGTTCAGACCGGCCCCAACAGAATTCTTTGCATCGCTGATGTGCGAGGTATGTCGGGGAAACACAAACCTGCCAGCATAGGTGGGGTTGCATGCTGACCACGGCTCTTTTTAGGCAACCTCCAGTCCCTGAACGACCTTGCCCGTTCTGCCCGTGCCGACTTTATCATTCACACTGGTGACTTTGGCTTCTACGACGAAACATCTCTGGAGCGCATTGCGGATAAGTCAGTTGCctttggtggtttgttgaTTGGACATGTACTGACCTTGACACGCTTAGGACCCTAAAGCATGTCGCCCAGTATTCCCCCCTCATTTCGGAGCCAGTCAAGAAGGCGATTGCGGCAGGTGGCGCCGGCCCTGTCAAGTCACGATTCCAAGCTTCCGAACTGCCCCTGTCCGAACTCCCTCAGCTCATCACCGGTGAGCTCAAGCTCGATGTCCCGGTCTACACCGTCTGGGGCGCGTGCGAAGATGTCCGCGTGTTGGAAAAGTTCCGGTCCAAGGAGTACAAGGTTCCCAATCTCTTCATTATTGATGAGGCTCAGTCCATGCTGCTCGAGTGCTCGGGCGTCAAGCTCCgtcttctcggccttggcgGAGCTGTGGTAATGCATAAACTCTTCGACAACGGCGAGGGCCGCACCACCATCGCTGGCGGCCAGGGTACTATGTGGACCACGCTTTTGCAAATGGGCGAGTTGGTAGACACGGCCAACCGTGTCTATGACCCTACCGAAACTCGCGTGTTCATCACACACGCCTCGCCCGCCCGTGAAGGGATTCTCAACCAGCTCTCGGTGGTTCTCAAGGCAGATTTCTCCATCTCGGCTGGCCTGCATTTCCGCTATGGTAGTTCGTACAACGAGTTCAGCGTCAACCCGAGTCTGGACCACTACCGCGGCAAGCTTGCCGCTTCCAAGGCTTCGTTCAACGATGTTTGGGATACCGTGAGGGCTGAGGTCGAGCCCGCGATTCAGCAGAACGACGCCCAGCAGACTTTGCTCAAGAACGCGCTCAGCGTAGTGGAAAAGATGCCTACCATGGCTGCCGGTGGCAACCCCTTCGGTGGTGTTCCTGCCAACGCTCCTGGTGCCGGTCAGGTCGACGAAAGCGCATTCAAAAACATGTGGAATTTCAACCTAGCTGATGCGGCATTCGGCTGGCTCGTACTGGAGATTCAGGATGGCAGAATCGGAACTGAGATGCGCGCTCAGGGATTTAACTTCTCTCACCGTGGGGCCAAGCAGCAGCCCGGCGCTCAGCCAGCCGCCGCGGCCACCGGCCACAGCCCTGtcaatcctcctcctgcggCTCCCTCTCAGCCCGCCCCCTCGGCTGCTCCGGCGGTCCCAGCCGTGAAGCCCGTCGTCCCTTCACCTGTCCCCGTGCCTACCAAGCCCGCCACCCCAGCCCCGGTTCCTTCGGCCTCCCCAGCACCCAAAGAGGAGAagcctgccgccgccgcttcTAACGGAGCTTCTGGTGAGCCATCGGCGCCCCGCAGTTCTGCCGAAAACACCATCGGTTTGTTCATCATGAACGCCCAGAGCGAGGATCAGATTCGTGATCTGTTTTccgaggaggacaaggccaagattgTCAGGATTGAGAAGTGGGGCCAGAACAAAGTTGCTCACTTCAAGACGACCGAGGATCGCGATGACGCCCTGAACCGTCTCCCAGACGATGTCAAGAACCGTGCTCCCGGTCAAGAAGATAGATCAAAGCCTTTGGTCAAGATCTTCCAGGCCCCTGCTGCTCGAGGGTCTTTCCGTGGTGGTGCGGGCAACTGGGGCAGCAGCCGTGGTGGTAGAGATTCTGGCAACGTTCAGAGCGGCTACAGAAGTGCCGGCGGCGGTGCCAGTGACAGTGAGGGTGCTGGTCGCGGCCGTGGACGTGGTGGCAACCGTGGCGGTAGAGGTGGTGAACGGGGCGGTCGTGGTAGGGGTGGCCGGGGCGGCCCCAAGGAAGGGGGGGCCGGTGGGGCGGGAGAGGCCCAGTAAATGTACGAGGATTAAGAGACGAACTTTTGTAATCTTGGTGTtgatttgggggtggtgtcaTGGTTCtcggtggtgggtggtgggaaaaTACAgcggaagaaaagggggtgggtgttATTTTACGGAGCGAGTTTTGGCTTGCTGTAAccaacctttttttttttttttttcaagaAGTAGTGTTGTGCTTTGTGTTGTGTGATGTGCCACGTTGCGTGTTTTGCTTTTGCTGCGATTACCACGATGACCTCTTGCCTGAGTGTGAGTGGTTTTAGACttgttgcttttcttttcgatGACGAAGGGGAGGGAAATACACGGAGATGGTACTTGAGATTTGATTTGAGTTGTTTCTTTGGCACAgaagggggatgggtggatgggaaaaagaaaatgattTGCGTCTTTCGagtcttcttttcttcactTTATGAGAAATAATTTGATgaatgtttttttttgttctttttgtaTGTAATTGTCTTGAGGTAGATATGGAGTCACGGACAAATGGAGGTAATCGAGTTGTTTGTccgttctttttttttggggggggggagggtttgttGATGTGCGTGTGAGATGGGTGGTGTGAGTTGTGAGATGATGTGTAGGGGTGGTgtgggcgatgatgatgatggtgagtaAGGTAGGTTAAAACGTGAAATTAAGTTTGTCTGTGTCAAGAGATATAGCCCGTGAGGTCAACAAGAGAGCTGTCGTGGCTTGTGCAGATTGCCTTGAGCTTATGTCTGTAGGTGTGTCTGATGTTTAATGCCCACATTGGTGTACACCAGCGGTCTTCATTTCGATGTTTCGAGTCCACCGTAgaacccaacaacaccaagttACGCAAATTCTTTCTTCTGGGTGCTCTTTTCTCTATTACCCCATCCCGACCGAACGACCAAATgtattcccccccccctcaacatcaAATCGATATACACTATTATACATATAATAcagccccttttccccttttccttccccccttACTCCCTAGGCTTCATCCCCCTATGAATAGCCGCCACCCCCCCCGTCAAatcctcccacccaccatccccacTCACCCTGAACCCCGCCCCCTTTATCAGATCCCTAAACTCCTCCTGCCTGGGAAACCGCTCAATGCTCTCGACCAGATACTGGTAGCTATCCCTATCCCCAGCCACCAGCTGCCCAATCAACGGAATCGCCCGGAAGCTCCACTCCTTGTACACACTGTTAAACAACGGGTGCTTGTCCGCCTTGGAGAACTCAAGACAGGCAAACACCCCCCCCGGCTTGAGCACCCTGTACGCTTCCGCCAGCGCGGCGGGAATATCGCTAAAGTTCCTGATCCCAAACGCGACGGTGTATAAGTCAACCGAATCATCTTCCAACCCCGACGTGGCGGTCGCGGGATCGAAAAAAGTCTGTTCGGtctgggagaggatgggggtcAAAGGCCGGGTTTTGCGCAAGTCCTCGGCGTTGGCTTCGACGAAGCTGAGCGCGGCTTGCTGGCTTGCTGGGAGGGCGGCAGATCGGGATTTTCCGACCGAGAGCATGGCGCGGTTGATGTCTGAGATGGTGACCTTgacgttggggttggagttgacGGTGTGggcgtggtggaggaggcggaaggCGATGTCGCCTGTGCCGCCGGCGATGTCCAAGATgtgctggggggaggtgggggaggtggaagaaaggggggagaaGCCCGGGTTCAGGGTCGAGACGAAGTGGTCTTTCCAGATGCGGTGCCAGCCGAAGGACATGAGGTCGTTCATTTTGTCGTACGAGTCTGCCACGGACGTGAAGACGGAGGCGACGAGGGCGCGTTTTTGGGAGGTGGTCACGGTGGAGAAGCCGAAGTGGGTTTCTTTGTctgaggggttggtgggttgggcaTCATTacggtgggagggggtggtggacagAGATCGTCGTGATGTTGGTACATGGTGGTGACaatgtggttgttgttggtgggggagaaaTGTGCTGCtgcggagggaggggagtgcCCTTTTGAGAGCCGGTCGGGCAGCGGCGGCCATTGTGACGAATAGGAATGGCTGACCGGAAGGGCGTAGGGAGGAGGTCTGGAGAGGGTGGACGGTAAGCTTCGAGATCAAACAGAAAGACAGCTCGGATGCGGGCGTCGCGGACTTCGGGACGGAGATGCTGCGAAATTTCGGACGGGGCCGGAGAATTGTGGCTGGTGGAGCTGGTTCGAGTGGCTTGTGAAGACCACTTGAgaaaaccaaccaaccccaccatggTTCTTCAGCCTTGTGGGGATCGTGGGGGGATCGCCCAGCCGGCCCCACCGTTCCGTATCTTGGCGTTCCTCCGCCTCACATCGACATCCACTTCACTCTGGGGTGCAGAGTATCATCATGGAAAGAAACTTACATGATTAAACCGCCGAGTAAGAATCGGCAGTCTTGGGTCGACTGACCGAGGAGCTAGGAGCTATGGTCGAAGGAGCTGTGGAAGGAACAGTCGTGCGCTTTGAAGAGATGCAAGTCGTGCACTTGGTGGTCGCCTTGGTAGCGGTTGTACACTTTGAGGACTCGGTAATGGTCGACTTCGGCCGTCTGCGAGCAGCTGCTCTGGACTCGGCCAACTCGATTGCCCTGGCATTCCGATGCTCCGCGATATTCTGAGCCCACTTCTGGGGCAGCTTGAGACAAAACAGGGCGATAAACATGGTGACGAAGAAGCAGACCAAGACTGCGATCAGGACTTTGCTCGCTCCGGAAGTCATTTTGACCCTTTAATCTTTTGGGTTGTGTTCTTCGATTTTTGCAGCTGTCCTGCCGTGTGGTCGATACTCTGATCTGAAGAGGGAATGGCAAGAGTGGGTGTCGAGGCGTTGGATAGCAGGAAAGCTGACAAGATCGGAAGCTTGATCAAAGAAAGACAGACACAGGTAGGCAAAATGGTCGACAACATGTCCCGGGTGTCGAAGAAGACCAAAACACATTCACTTGGTCTGCCAGATCCACAAGGCCCGCAGTAAACACAGTAAATTCACTTCGCCGGCTTTGCTTCCTGGCGACACTATTGCTCCAAACTGGCCTTGcctccctcaaactccccaaAATCATACTCCTCTGGGTATCTATCAAGATGCTCGCTCAACTCCCTCATCTGCGCCGTCAAATCAGGTGTCATCTCCTCATACACATCCTCAAACATGTTCTTGATCGCCggcttcttcagcttctctGCCTCCGCAAAAGCCTTGAGAACATCCCTTCTGATGCTGTCTCtcgcttccttctccttttgcTCGTCCCAGATCCCCTTGGACTCCATCCACTTGCGCAACCGGGCAATGGGGTTatctcttctcttccagTCCTCGACCTCCACTCTGGCCCGGTACGCAAAAGAATCATCCGAAGTGCTGTGGTGACTGACCCGGTATGTCATGGCCTCAATCAACACGGGCTTTCCGCCATCCTGCAGCGCAAGCTCTCTTGCCTTCTTGGTGGCCTCTCTGACAGCCCAAAAGTCATTGCCATCCACGCGAATGGTCTCAATGCCGTAGCCCAACCCGCGACTAGCGATGCCGTCACCCCGGTATTGTTCCAACGACGGCGTCGAGATGGCATAACCATTATTGCGGCAGATGAAGATGACCGGGCACGACCTCGTCGCGGCAATGTTCAGCGCGGCGTGGAAGTCGCCCTCACTAGCAGCCCCTTCGCCGAAGTAAGCCGCCACAACCCGAGGGGGCATCTCGGGGTTCTGCATCCTCTGGATCTTGAGCGCGTAGGCCGCGCCAGAGGCCTGGGGTAGTTGTGTCGCCAgtggggaggagattgtgTGCTATTCGCCGTCGATGGTTAGCATCAGAGCTCATCCATCGTCACCCAGGAAAAGTAAACCTACAATATTCAACTCCCTACTTCCATAATGCACCGGCAtattcctccccttcccggGATCCTTCACGTTCGCAAACAACTGGTTCATAAAGTCGCTCAGCTCGAAACCCCTCTGCTTGAACACTCCCTGCTCTCTGTACTGGCAGAAGACCACGTCGTCCTTTGTCAGCGCCGAAGCGGTAGCGACGCTAACGGCCTCTTCTCCAGCTGATACCATATAAAAGCT contains:
- a CDS encoding hypothetical protein (EggNog:ENOG503NY7W; COG:S), producing the protein MAAVATARMEDGRHTRLTVDMALVGSSEDHSTFRLRLLISQQRQEPHPTPPAPDDGIPHYSYVPSLASALAMASQQPRPYGQGGYLPNGAVPPHPAPLPGAQPLLPNQGRIVQTGPNRILCIADVRGNLQSLNDLARSARADFIIHTGDFGFYDETSLERIADKTLKHVAQYSPLISEPVKKAIAAGGAGPVKSRFQASELPLSELPQLITGELKLDVPVYTVWGACEDVRVLEKFRSKEYKVPNLFIIDEAQSMLLECSGVKLRLLGLGGAVVMHKLFDNGEGRTTIAGGQGTMWTTLLQMGELVDTANRVYDPTETRVFITHASPAREGILNQLSVVLKADFSISAGLHFRYGSSYNEFSVNPSLDHYRGKLAASKASFNDVWDTVRAEVEPAIQQNDAQQTLLKNALSVVEKMPTMAAGGNPFGGVPANAPGAGQVDESAFKNMWNFNLADAAFGWLVLEIQDGRIGTEMRAQGFNFSHRGAKQQPGAQPAAAATGHSPVNPPPAAPSQPAPSAAPAVPAVKPVVPSPVPVPTKPATPAPVPSASPAPKEEKPAAAASNGASGEPSAPRSSAENTIGLFIMNAQSEDQIRDLFSEEDKAKIVRIEKWGQNKVAHFKTTEDRDDALNRLPDDVKNRAPGQEDRSKPLVKIFQAPAARGSFRGGAGNWGSSRGGRDSGNVQSGYRSAGGGASDSEGAGRGRGRGGNRGGRGGERGGRGRGGRGGPKEGGAGGAGEAQ
- the COQ5 gene encoding 2-hexaprenyl-6-methoxy-1,4-benzoquinone methyltransferase (EggNog:ENOG503NVFH; BUSCO:EOG09264A8D; COG:H) → MAAAARPALKRALPSLRSSTFLPHQQQPHCHHHVPTSRRSLSTTPSHRNDAQPTNPSDKETHFGFSTVTTSQKRALVASVFTSVADSYDKMNDLMSFGWHRIWKDHFVSTLNPGFSPLSSTSPTSPQHILDIAGGTGDIAFRLLHHAHTVNSNPNVKVTISDINRAMLSVGKSRSAALPASQQAALSFVEANAEDLRKTRPLTPILSQTEQTFFDPATATSGLEDDSVDLYTVAFGIRNFSDIPAALAEAYRVLKPGGVFACLEFSKADKHPLFNSVYKEWSFRAIPLIGQLVAGDRDSYQYLVESIERFPRQEEFRDLIKGAGFRVSGDGGWEDLTGGVAAIHRGMKPRE
- a CDS encoding hypothetical protein (EggNog:ENOG503NW4W; COG:C), which codes for MKRIRPSSLLRRPVRVSPTTLQHVHRRTAASLSQRPDSTHLKFPGALTSPFSNTMKYEVPSNYPALPTYRAIDQHGVVVDPNFEPDMTEEDVIKHYKDMLTVSIMDLIMFDAQRQGRLSFYMVSAGEEAVSVATASALTKDDVVFCQYREQGVFKQRGFELSDFMNQLFANVKDPGKGRNMPVHYGSRELNIHTISSPLATQLPQASGAAYALKIQRMQNPEMPPRVVAAYFGEGAASEGDFHAALNIAATRSCPVIFICRNNGYAISTPSLEQYRGDGIASRGLGYGIETIRVDGNDFWAVREATKKARELALQDGGKPVLIEAMTYRVSHHSTSDDSFAYRARVEVEDWKRRDNPIARLRKWMESKGIWDEQKEKEARDSIRRDVLKAFAEAEKLKKPAIKNMFEDVYEEMTPDLTAQMRELSEHLDRYPEEYDFGEFEGGKASLEQ